One genomic window of Solanum stenotomum isolate F172 chromosome 9, ASM1918654v1, whole genome shotgun sequence includes the following:
- the LOC125877410 gene encoding uncharacterized protein LOC125877410 yields the protein MTDFTSWIEEMELHDPHMSGGKFTWFRGVNHPSAARLDRFLFSMEWEESFKNIKQKLMPRAVSDHSPVTLECGDWEHKRSNFKFDNWWLKVEGFKELVHSWWNEFTVEGCPDYKLNVKLRMLKHKLKDWSKTKFREMTNKNNSLLEELAGIDLTMESRDLSEEEMMVRATIVVELENMAKNEEAKWRQKSGVLWLKQGDNNTVFPKNESESWRPGFDMIDCPTISQEEQDWLQRPFSEEEKELFEKSFNATFIALIPKKAGAEELEDFRPISLIGSVYKILSKLIIERLKSVMGKLVNEHQMALLKGRQIMDAVLLANELVNSRETKNSRDLMQT from the exons ATGACTGATTTTACGAGTTGGATCGAAGAAATGGAACTGCATGATCCTCACATGAGTGGAGGAAAATTCACATGGTTCAGAGGAGTTAACCATCCTAGTGCGGCTAGACTCGATAGATTCTTGTTCTCTATGGAGTGGGAAGAGAGCTTTAAGAACATTAAACAAAAGCTGATGCCTAGAGCAGTGTCTGATCACAGCCCTGTCACTCTAGAATGTGGAGACTGGGAACATAAAAGATCAAACTTTAAGTTTGACAATTGGTGGTTAAAAGTGGAGGGGTTCAAGGAATTGGTACATTCATGGTGGAATGAGTTCACTGTGGAAGGATGTCCAGATTACAAGCTAAATGTTAAACTTAGAATGCTCAAACATAAGCTGAAAGATTGGAGCAAAACCAAGTTCAGGGAAATGACCAACAAAAATAACAGTTTACTAGAAGAATTGGCAGGAATTGATCTGACAATGGAAAGCAGGGACTTGTCTGAGGAAGAAATGATGGTAAGAGCAACCATTGTAGTTGAATTGGAAAATATGGCTAAAAATGAGGAAGCAAAATGGAGACAGAAATCCGGAGTGTTGTGGTTGAAGCAGGGTGACAACAACACAGTTTTTCCAAAGAATG AATCAGAAAGTTGGAGGCCAGGTTTCGACATGATAGATTGCCCAACCATTTCACAAGAGGAACAAGATTGGCTTCAAAGACCTTTTTCTGAAGAAGAG AAAGAGTTATTTGAAAAGTCTTTTAATGCCACCTTCATAGCCTTAATACCAAAGAAAGCTGGAGCTGAGGAGCTTGAGGATTTCAGACCTATCAGTCTAATAGGAAGTGTCTACAAGATACTTTCCAAGCTTATTATTGAAAGGTTGAAGTCTGTTATGGGGAAATTAGTAAATGAACATCAAATGGCATTACTAAAAGGCAGGCAGATTATGGATGCGGTTCTCTTAGCAAATGAATTAGTGAATTCCAGAGAGACAAAAAATTCCAGGGATCTTATGCAAACTTGA